From a single Brassica oleracea var. oleracea cultivar TO1000 chromosome C5, BOL, whole genome shotgun sequence genomic region:
- the LOC106345120 gene encoding polyadenylate-binding protein 8-like, producing MMNGTGINGKEIRAIYHVHDPSFLRKRGNLEESIDHKALYDTFRSFGSILRFKLATNNDTGRSKGFGFVQYENEESALKAIGYLNGMLLNDEKIYVGPFLQRDSPYDKGFFTDIYVKNFSKSLADEELEKIFGEFGPTTNCLIIRKGEVRQGKSKGNGFVCFENPEDAEKAVEALNGKKFEDKEWLVTKSKMTYKNG from the exons ATGATGAACGGCACTGGTATTAATGGAAAAGAGATTAGAGCTATTTATCATGTCCATGATCCAAGTTTTCTTCGAAAGCGGGGG AATCTTGAAGAGTCCATCGACCACAAAGCACTCTACGACACATTTCGGAGTTTTGGATCCATTCTAAGATTCAAATTGGCTACTAATAATGACACTGGTCGTTCAAAAGGCTTTGGCTTTGTGCAGTATGAAAACGAAGAATCAGCTCTCAAAGCCATTGGTTATTTGAACGGAATGCTTCTTAACGATGAGAAAATATATGTAGGACCTTTTCTTCAGAGAGATTCTCCATACGATAAGGGGTTCTTCACTGATATTTACGTCAAGAATTTCTCCAAGTCATTGGCTGATGAAGAGCTTGAGAAGATTTTTGGAGAGTTTGGACCGACGACGAACTGTCTGATCATAAGGAAAGGTGAAGTTCGTCAAGGAAAGTCTAAAGGCAATGGTTTTGTTTGTTTTGAAAATCCAGAGGATGCTGAGAAAGCTGTTGAGGCTTTAAACGGGAAGAAGTTTGAGGACAAGGAGTGGTTGGTCACGAAATCGAAAATGACGTATAAGAATGGATAA